In one window of Chitinophagales bacterium DNA:
- a CDS encoding endonuclease/exonuclease/phosphatase produces MKVLFYLLISISLCVNLSAQSSYKTAVIGFYNLENLYDTEDDLSKDDNEFLPKSDKLYTPAVYADKLTRLATVIAAMGSLYEPVIKDGPALLGVAEVENKRVLEDLVARPELAAKKMRIVHFESPDIRGIDVALLYDPKYFKVLNAAPIRVMLPGGSKESSATRDILWVYGQLDGEPIHVYVNHWPSRRGGEAVSAPARMAAATTLRKHLDSLLAMGFKDKYIIMGDLNDDPKDRSITKGLNANGDEWTSDSTSLYNPWVKTHKKGIGTLAYQDAWNLFDQIIISRNWLNKEQQGFAFFKNYIHTQPFMREETGRYKGYPKRTWSGDEYNYGYSDHFPTYLVLLKRLNKPEKSAR; encoded by the coding sequence GTGAAAGTATTATTTTATCTCCTCATTTCAATTAGTCTTTGTGTAAATCTTTCGGCTCAATCAAGTTATAAAACTGCCGTCATAGGCTTTTACAATTTGGAAAACCTCTACGATACTGAGGATGATCTATCGAAAGACGACAATGAATTTTTACCAAAGTCTGATAAGCTATATACGCCAGCGGTGTACGCCGATAAACTAACAAGATTGGCAACAGTAATCGCTGCAATGGGAAGTTTGTATGAACCGGTAATTAAAGACGGCCCCGCTTTGCTTGGCGTAGCTGAAGTAGAAAACAAACGGGTACTGGAAGATCTGGTTGCCCGGCCAGAGTTAGCCGCTAAGAAAATGCGCATCGTTCATTTTGAGAGCCCTGATATACGAGGTATTGATGTAGCACTGCTGTATGATCCAAAGTATTTTAAAGTGCTGAATGCAGCCCCCATTCGGGTGATGCTTCCGGGCGGTAGCAAGGAATCCAGTGCTACCAGGGATATTCTTTGGGTCTATGGCCAACTGGATGGAGAACCCATACATGTTTATGTGAATCACTGGCCCAGCCGCCGGGGAGGCGAAGCTGTATCAGCACCCGCACGAATGGCAGCTGCCACTACCCTCCGCAAACACCTGGATTCTTTACTGGCCATGGGTTTTAAAGACAAATACATCATCATGGGCGACCTAAATGATGATCCCAAGGACAGAAGCATTACCAAGGGGCTAAACGCCAATGGCGATGAGTGGACATCAGACAGCACTTCCCTCTACAACCCCTGGGTAAAAACCCACAAAAAAGGGATCGGCACCCTGGCTTATCAGGATGCCTGGAACTTGTTCGACCAAATCATTATCAGCCGGAACTGGCTGAACAAAGAGCAACAAGGCTTCGCCTTTTTCAAGAATTATATTCATACTCAACCATTTATGCGAGAAGAAACCGGCCGATACAAAGGTTATCCCAAGCGCACCTGGAGCGGAGATGAATACAATTATGGGTATAGCGACCATTTCCCTACCTATCTGGTACTCCTCAAAAGGCTGAATAAGCCTGAAAAATCGGCCAGATAG
- the rpsF gene encoding 30S ribosomal protein S6, whose amino-acid sequence MNNYELMVIFTPVLSEEEFKASQKKYTDFINEHGGKTVHSNPWGLKSLAYPIQKKTTGIYWVMEYQAPSDLNEKLKIQMLRDEQIMRHMVTKLDKYAVEYNAKKRSGVAMGNEKVEA is encoded by the coding sequence ATGAACAACTACGAATTGATGGTGATTTTCACCCCTGTGCTTTCTGAGGAAGAATTCAAGGCATCTCAGAAAAAGTACACCGACTTCATAAATGAACATGGTGGAAAAACCGTGCACAGCAATCCTTGGGGACTGAAATCATTGGCCTATCCTATCCAGAAGAAGACAACTGGTATCTACTGGGTAATGGAGTATCAAGCGCCTAGCGATCTGAACGAAAAGTTGAAGATCCAAATGCTGCGTGACGAGCAAATCATGCGTCACATGGTAACGAAACTCGACAAATACGCCGTTGAGTACAATGCTAAAAAGAGAAGTGGCGTAGCAATGGGTAACGAAAAAGTGGAGGCTTAA
- a CDS encoding 30S ribosomal protein S18, with product MAKNEIKYLTAIKTEKPKKKFCRFKKYGIKYVDYKDIEFLKKFVNEQGKMLPRRLSGNSLKYQRKVADAVKKARQMALMPYVTDLLK from the coding sequence ATGGCAAAGAATGAAATCAAATACCTGACGGCCATTAAGACCGAGAAGCCTAAGAAAAAATTCTGCCGCTTCAAGAAGTATGGTATCAAGTATGTAGACTATAAGGACATCGAGTTCCTGAAGAAGTTTGTAAACGAGCAAGGTAAAATGCTGCCCCGTCGCTTAAGCGGTAACTCTTTGAAGTACCAGCGTAAAGTGGCTGATGCTGTGAAGAAAGCACGTCAGATGGCACTGATGCCTTACGTAACAGACTTGTTGAAATAA
- the rplI gene encoding 50S ribosomal protein L9 has product MQVILIKDVDNLGQRDELVTVRNGYARNYLIPQKFAVEANPSNLKQQEERLKVKAKKEAAMLAEINKVIEVLKQSPVKVGAKTGTSGKIFGSVTALQIARAVRDQKGYEIDRKRISIVDDVKELGTYKASIDFGSGNVTEIEFEVIGE; this is encoded by the coding sequence ATGCAAGTAATCTTAATCAAAGACGTAGACAATCTAGGTCAGCGCGATGAACTGGTAACCGTACGTAACGGTTATGCCCGTAACTACCTGATTCCTCAGAAGTTTGCTGTAGAAGCAAATCCTTCTAACTTGAAGCAACAAGAAGAGCGTCTGAAAGTAAAAGCAAAGAAAGAAGCTGCTATGCTGGCTGAGATCAATAAAGTGATCGAAGTACTGAAGCAGTCTCCTGTTAAAGTAGGCGCCAAAACTGGTACCAGCGGTAAGATCTTCGGTAGTGTAACTGCCCTGCAGATCGCTCGCGCTGTACGCGACCAGAAAGGTTATGAAATCGACCGCAAGCGTATCAGCATTGTGGACGATGTAAAAGAACTGGGCACTTACAAAGCTTCTATCGATTTCGGTTCCGGTAACGTAACAGAGATTGAATTTGAAGTGATTGGCGAATAA
- a CDS encoding RNA-binding protein, whose protein sequence is MNIYVGNLNWNMTSEDLQALFAPYGEVASAKIITDKFKNNRSKGFGFVEMPDDEAAKAAIAALHESEIEGRKIVVNESAPRPEGERKERSFKPRSGGFGGGNRGGGGYGGGNRGGYNRGEGGGGYNRY, encoded by the coding sequence ATGAACATTTACGTTGGAAACCTGAACTGGAATATGACCAGTGAAGACCTGCAGGCCCTGTTTGCACCCTATGGCGAAGTAGCCAGTGCAAAAATCATTACAGACAAATTCAAGAACAACCGTAGTAAGGGTTTTGGATTTGTTGAAATGCCCGATGATGAAGCTGCTAAAGCTGCTATCGCTGCTTTACATGAAAGCGAAATCGAAGGCCGTAAGATTGTCGTAAACGAGTCTGCTCCACGCCCTGAAGGTGAGCGCAAAGAGCGTAGCTTCAAACCCCGTAGCGGTGGTTTCGGTGGTGGCAATCGTGGTGGTGGTGGTTATGGCGGTGGCAACCGCGGTGGCTACAACCGTGGCGAAGGCGGTGGTGGTTATAACAGATACTAA
- a CDS encoding aldo/keto reductase: MEHHTITAPVAGCMRWGKWGANYSTAEYRTIIDGCLEAGITSFDHADIYGDYTTEAEFGAALAEAPHLRTQMQLISKCGIRMVTPNRPEHLLKSYDTSAEHIIQSVEQSLKNLHTDYLDLMLIHRPDPLLHPGEVAKAVDSLLAAGKILAFGVSNFLPHQTDLLMRYTQVRYNQFECSITATDPFFNGILDHCMQHQIIPMAWSPMGGAKLFDAGNEVYMRILPIATQIAQAYHTGVNEVLLAFLHKHPAGILPVVGTSKLSRLQEAKRATQISLHRADWFALLEAARGHVVA; this comes from the coding sequence ATGGAACATCATACAATTACTGCACCTGTTGCCGGATGCATGCGCTGGGGTAAATGGGGTGCAAACTATTCCACTGCTGAATACAGAACAATAATTGATGGTTGCCTGGAAGCAGGCATCACCAGCTTTGACCATGCAGATATTTATGGCGATTATACCACTGAAGCTGAGTTTGGCGCTGCATTAGCAGAAGCCCCTCACCTGCGTACGCAAATGCAACTCATTAGTAAATGCGGTATTCGGATGGTAACGCCCAATAGACCGGAGCATTTGCTTAAGTCATACGACACCAGTGCAGAGCATATCATCCAATCCGTTGAGCAATCACTGAAAAACTTACATACTGATTATCTGGACCTGATGCTGATTCATCGCCCAGATCCCTTGCTGCATCCAGGTGAAGTTGCGAAAGCTGTTGACAGTTTATTGGCTGCTGGTAAAATACTCGCCTTTGGTGTATCAAATTTTTTACCGCATCAAACAGACTTGCTGATGCGCTACACACAAGTGCGTTATAATCAGTTTGAATGTTCTATCACAGCAACAGATCCTTTTTTCAACGGCATACTGGATCATTGTATGCAGCATCAAATCATTCCCATGGCTTGGTCGCCAATGGGTGGTGCCAAATTATTTGATGCAGGCAATGAAGTGTACATGCGCATACTACCTATCGCCACACAAATTGCGCAAGCATACCATACCGGTGTGAATGAAGTATTACTGGCGTTTTTACACAAGCATCCAGCAGGTATCCTGCCGGTGGTAGGCACATCTAAACTATCGAGATTACAAGAAGCAAAAAGAGCAACACAAATCAGTTTACACCGAGCAGATTGGTTTGCCTTATTAGAAGCAGCAAGAGGACATGTAGTTGCATAA
- a CDS encoding DUF2795 domain-containing protein, with the protein MFWTLELASYLEEAPWPATKDELLDYAIRSGAPIEVVENLQELDDEGEVYESIEDIWPDYPSQEDFMFNEDEY; encoded by the coding sequence ATGTTCTGGACATTAGAATTAGCAAGTTATCTGGAAGAAGCACCTTGGCCAGCCACTAAGGATGAATTATTGGATTATGCCATCCGTTCAGGCGCACCCATCGAAGTGGTGGAGAATCTCCAAGAACTGGATGATGAGGGTGAGGTCTATGAGAGCATCGAAGACATCTGGCCAGATTATCCGAGCCAGGAAGATTTCATGTTCAATGAAGACGAATACTAA
- a CDS encoding ABC transporter ATP-binding protein, translating into MLKATNIHKRYVDLEVVKGIDLEVQAGEVVSIVGSSGAGKSTLLHILGTLDAADQGEIWINGQAVHQLSGKALAQFRNTQIGFIFQFHHLLPEFTALENVCIPAWIAGTKQAAAQKRGLELLDMLGLADRAENKPQQLSGGEQQRVAVARALINQPKIVFADEPTGNLDSTNAQELHQLFIRLRDTLAQTFLIVTHNDALAAMSDRILRMKDGKLVS; encoded by the coding sequence ATGCTCAAGGCAACTAATATACATAAGCGCTACGTCGATCTGGAAGTGGTTAAAGGAATTGATCTGGAAGTGCAGGCCGGCGAAGTGGTCAGCATTGTTGGCTCTTCCGGCGCTGGTAAAAGTACCCTGCTCCATATTTTGGGTACCCTGGACGCTGCTGATCAGGGCGAAATCTGGATTAACGGACAGGCAGTGCACCAACTCAGCGGCAAAGCTTTGGCCCAGTTCCGTAATACCCAGATTGGTTTCATCTTTCAGTTCCATCATTTACTGCCCGAGTTTACAGCCTTAGAGAATGTGTGCATCCCTGCATGGATTGCCGGCACTAAACAAGCTGCTGCACAGAAAAGAGGTTTGGAATTACTTGATATGCTGGGACTAGCCGACAGGGCTGAAAATAAACCCCAACAACTCAGTGGTGGAGAACAGCAAAGAGTGGCTGTGGCAAGGGCTTTGATCAACCAACCCAAGATTGTTTTTGCAGATGAGCCTACGGGTAATCTGGACAGCACCAATGCACAGGAATTACATCAATTATTTATCCGTTTACGCGATACCCTTGCGCAGACCTTTCTTATCGTTACACACAATGATGCATTGGCCGCTATGAGCGATCGTATTCTTCGAATGAAGGATGGAAAATTGGTTAGCTAA
- a CDS encoding cob(I)yrinic acid a,c-diamide adenosyltransferase, with protein sequence MALKIYTKTGDAGHTSLIGGTKVPKSHLRIESYGTVDELNSYIGLCNDHITDTAVNSMLKEIQDRLFTIGSSLACDPDKEPAMKIPDLKDSDVALLEQTIDKMNEVLPAMKSFILPGGHPAVSHLHVARCVCRRAERNCVYLKENQLFVDDLVLKYLNRLSDYLFVLARYVGHQLNAPEIPWKPRIS encoded by the coding sequence ATGGCCCTGAAAATATATACCAAGACCGGTGATGCCGGACATACTTCCTTAATCGGTGGAACCAAGGTTCCCAAGAGTCACCTGCGTATTGAGAGCTACGGTACAGTGGATGAATTGAATTCATACATTGGCTTATGCAATGACCATATCACTGATACAGCTGTTAATAGCATGCTGAAAGAAATTCAGGACAGGCTTTTCACCATTGGTTCTTCCTTGGCTTGCGATCCTGATAAAGAGCCTGCCATGAAGATTCCTGATTTGAAAGATAGTGATGTGGCTTTGCTGGAGCAGACTATCGACAAGATGAATGAAGTGCTGCCTGCCATGAAATCATTTATACTTCCGGGCGGCCATCCTGCTGTATCGCATCTACACGTAGCGCGTTGTGTGTGTAGAAGAGCAGAACGCAATTGTGTTTACTTGAAAGAGAACCAATTATTCGTGGATGATCTGGTCTTGAAATACCTTAATCGTTTGAGCGATTATTTGTTTGTATTGGCCCGTTATGTAGGCCATCAATTGAATGCGCCAGAAATTCCGTGGAAGCCCCGTATTAGCTAA
- a CDS encoding ABC transporter ATP-binding protein, giving the protein MIHLDNIQKSYFMGSQAIPVLKGISLDIHRNEYVALMGPSGSGKSTLMNILGCLDSPTGGTYVLNGHDVSKMPDDDLADVRNKEIGFVFQQFNLLPRLTAAENVALPLIYAGVSKKDRMERAMEALKKVGLETRSHHKSNELSGGQIQRVAIARALVNNPSLLLADEPTGNLDSKTSVEVMEIFSQIQAAGNTVVLVTHEEDIAAYAKRVVRLRDGLIETDHAQVKQHHHVV; this is encoded by the coding sequence ATCATCCATTTGGACAATATTCAGAAAAGCTATTTCATGGGTTCACAGGCCATTCCTGTACTCAAGGGTATTTCCCTCGATATTCACAGGAATGAATATGTGGCATTGATGGGACCATCAGGTAGCGGAAAAAGTACTTTGATGAATATCCTTGGCTGTCTGGACTCACCCACAGGTGGCACCTATGTGCTGAACGGTCATGATGTGAGCAAAATGCCCGATGATGATTTGGCCGATGTACGTAACAAAGAAATTGGTTTCGTATTCCAGCAGTTTAACCTCCTGCCAAGATTAACCGCAGCAGAGAATGTGGCCCTGCCATTGATCTATGCCGGTGTATCAAAGAAAGACCGTATGGAGAGAGCCATGGAAGCTTTGAAAAAAGTAGGTTTGGAAACGAGAAGTCACCACAAATCTAATGAGCTCAGTGGTGGTCAGATTCAGCGTGTGGCCATTGCCCGTGCATTGGTGAATAATCCCTCACTTTTGTTGGCTGATGAACCTACCGGTAACCTGGATTCCAAAACCTCAGTAGAAGTGATGGAAATCTTTAGCCAGATACAGGCAGCAGGTAATACCGTTGTACTGGTTACACACGAAGAAGATATTGCCGCATATGCCAAGCGGGTGGTACGCTTGCGCGATGGTTTGATTGAAACCGATCATGCGCAGGTTAAGCAGCATCATCATGTAGTTTAA
- the gatC gene encoding Asp-tRNA(Asn)/Glu-tRNA(Gln) amidotransferase subunit GatC, translated as MQVTDSLVAKLAHLSRLYLTEAEQASMRGELQAMIQFVDKLNELDTSGVQPLIHMGDAQNTLRADQPAAMLDNQTAIDQAPSAKPPYFSIPKVIRK; from the coding sequence ATGCAGGTAACCGATTCATTAGTGGCCAAGCTGGCGCATCTTTCCCGCTTATACCTCACCGAGGCTGAGCAGGCATCGATGCGTGGTGAATTACAGGCCATGATTCAGTTTGTGGACAAGCTGAATGAATTGGATACCAGCGGTGTGCAACCGCTTATACATATGGGTGATGCACAAAACACCTTAAGAGCCGATCAGCCGGCAGCTATGTTAGATAACCAAACTGCTATTGACCAGGCGCCATCAGCCAAACCACCTTATTTCAGCATTCCTAAAGTCATTCGTAAATAA
- a CDS encoding 3-hydroxyacyl-CoA dehydrogenase/enoyl-CoA hydratase family protein has product MKRVIKQVAVLGSGVMGSRIACHFAGIGVQVLLLDMVPKEATESTKPAERNKLVNDALQAAVKSNPSPVYHKDVLKRISTGNFDDNMKEIAKCDWIIEVVVERLDIKKIIYEKVEQFRKPGTLITSNTSGIPIHMLSEGRSADFKQHFCGTHFFNPPRYLRLLEIIPTPDTDPAVTDFLMHYGDLHLGKTTVLCKDTPAFIANRIGVFSIMSIFHIMEKQGLSIDEIDLLTGPIIGRPKSATFRTADVVGIDTLVKVAKGVADNCPTDEAASIFAIPSWLEKMVAQNWLGDKTGQGFFKKIKSDKGKEILTLNLQSMEYAPRVKAKYASIEAAKPIDSLKQRIGMLNEAPDKAGSFYRAFHYSLFSYISHRIPEISDELYRVDDAMMAGFGWEIGAFETWDLLGVAKTVEKMKAAGVSVAAWVEEMLAAGNNSFYKVQDGKRYCYDVASKSYKTLPGGDAFLVMNHKSDKLVWKNSACKVYDLGGDVAGLEWSTKMNSMGGEVLEGINKAIGIAEDKFKGLVIANDGPNFSAGANVGMIFMLAIEQEYDELDMAIRMFQNTMMRARYSAVPVVTAPHGLTLGGGCELNLHADKICAAAETYIGLVELGVGLIPGGGGTKEFVLRASDEMHEDEPETITLKNRFFAIATAKVATSAHEGMGMGILRKGQDEIILNAGRRIEAARQSVIELYDGGYQTPLQRKDIKVLGKSGLGAMYAGIHAMWRGGYATDHDRTVAKKLAYVMCGGDLSEPTLVSEQYLLDLEREAFLSLCGEKKTLERIQSLLKGGKPVRN; this is encoded by the coding sequence ATGAAACGTGTGATCAAACAGGTAGCCGTATTGGGAAGTGGCGTAATGGGCAGCCGTATTGCCTGCCATTTTGCAGGTATTGGTGTTCAAGTGCTCTTACTGGACATGGTTCCAAAAGAAGCTACAGAAAGTACCAAACCCGCCGAACGAAACAAATTGGTGAATGATGCTTTACAAGCTGCAGTTAAAAGCAACCCCTCTCCTGTTTATCATAAAGATGTGCTGAAGCGCATCTCCACAGGCAATTTTGATGATAACATGAAAGAGATTGCCAAGTGCGATTGGATCATTGAAGTGGTGGTAGAACGTTTAGACATCAAGAAAATCATCTATGAAAAAGTTGAGCAGTTCAGAAAGCCCGGTACACTGATTACTTCGAACACTTCAGGTATTCCTATTCATATGCTGAGTGAAGGCAGATCAGCTGATTTTAAACAACATTTCTGTGGCACACACTTTTTCAATCCGCCCAGATACCTGCGCTTGCTGGAAATTATCCCAACACCAGATACAGATCCTGCTGTTACTGATTTTCTGATGCACTATGGTGATTTGCACCTAGGAAAAACAACAGTGCTTTGTAAAGACACGCCTGCATTTATCGCCAACAGAATTGGTGTATTCAGTATCATGAGCATTTTCCATATCATGGAAAAGCAGGGATTAAGCATTGATGAAATTGATTTGCTTACTGGACCCATTATTGGCCGTCCCAAATCTGCAACATTCAGAACAGCTGATGTTGTAGGTATTGATACACTGGTGAAAGTAGCTAAAGGTGTTGCCGACAATTGCCCCACAGATGAAGCTGCATCCATCTTTGCTATTCCTTCCTGGTTAGAGAAAATGGTAGCACAAAACTGGCTGGGCGACAAAACAGGTCAGGGCTTTTTCAAAAAGATCAAATCAGATAAGGGTAAAGAAATCCTTACACTGAATCTTCAAAGCATGGAATATGCGCCGCGTGTGAAAGCAAAATATGCGAGCATTGAAGCGGCCAAGCCTATTGATTCTTTAAAGCAAAGAATTGGTATGCTGAATGAAGCACCGGATAAAGCAGGATCATTTTATCGTGCATTCCATTATTCACTTTTCTCTTATATCTCACACAGAATTCCGGAAATATCTGACGAATTGTATCGTGTGGATGATGCCATGATGGCCGGGTTTGGTTGGGAGATTGGTGCATTTGAAACTTGGGATTTATTAGGTGTAGCCAAGACAGTAGAAAAGATGAAAGCAGCAGGTGTAAGCGTAGCTGCATGGGTAGAAGAAATGCTTGCTGCGGGTAACAACAGTTTTTATAAAGTGCAGGATGGCAAACGTTATTGTTATGATGTAGCCAGCAAATCCTATAAAACTTTACCTGGCGGTGATGCATTCCTGGTGATGAACCATAAGTCTGACAAGCTGGTTTGGAAAAACAGTGCTTGTAAAGTATATGATTTAGGCGGTGATGTAGCTGGTCTGGAATGGAGCACCAAGATGAATAGCATGGGTGGTGAAGTATTGGAAGGTATCAACAAAGCCATTGGTATTGCTGAAGATAAATTCAAAGGATTGGTGATTGCCAATGATGGCCCCAATTTCAGTGCTGGTGCCAATGTAGGCATGATCTTCATGCTGGCAATTGAACAAGAATATGATGAACTGGATATGGCCATTCGCATGTTCCAGAATACCATGATGCGGGCACGTTACAGCGCTGTACCTGTTGTTACTGCACCCCATGGTTTAACATTGGGTGGAGGTTGCGAATTGAACTTACATGCAGACAAAATTTGTGCTGCAGCGGAAACATATATCGGTCTAGTAGAATTAGGTGTAGGCCTGATTCCAGGCGGTGGTGGTACCAAGGAGTTTGTATTGCGTGCTTCTGATGAAATGCATGAAGATGAGCCGGAAACCATTACACTCAAGAATCGATTCTTTGCGATTGCTACTGCAAAAGTAGCCACCTCTGCACATGAAGGTATGGGAATGGGTATCCTGAGAAAAGGACAAGATGAAATTATCCTGAACGCTGGCAGAAGAATTGAAGCAGCAAGACAATCTGTGATTGAACTATACGATGGTGGCTATCAAACACCATTGCAACGCAAAGACATCAAAGTGCTGGGTAAATCCGGACTAGGTGCTATGTACGCCGGTATTCATGCGATGTGGCGTGGTGGTTATGCAACCGATCATGATCGTACTGTAGCCAAGAAACTGGCCTATGTGATGTGCGGTGGCGACCTGAGTGAACCTACTTTGGTGAGTGAACAATACCTGCTGGATTTAGAAAGAGAAGCTTTCTTAAGTCTCTGTGGTGAGAAGAAAACACTAGAGCGAATTCAAAGCTTACTTAAAGGTGGCAAACCGGTTAGAAACTAA
- a CDS encoding glycosyltransferase: MPLCALNHMVSAGMFPEEKLRDIANIADEYNYALIKAALNFGFLTRKEYVAFLEKENYPLIDVRNEEIDEYLLEQCDLHHMNSFLYIPLRRDGSGTLLIAAADPLDEKLIAGLAVKFNCRIRMLAASDLDITWLAHTKRGIFFVKEAVFSLMRRDPESSGIITFTDGQLAVFFGVTILLLLALGVSFVSTSIILNLFLSLTFLFAILFKLYLALKGSMSELHDSVTKEEIRAVENHTLPVYTILLPVYKEDKLIRKLIWNLRSLDYPRGKLDVKLLIEEDDDKTLNAVRALDFPANFEVIVVPYHMPKTKPKACNYGIYFCRGKYLTIYDAEDIPDSDQLKKVVVLFRKLPDEFIVLQGALNYFNKNENLLTRMFTLEYSYWFDYMLTGLQSLDVPIPLGGTSNHFKLDKLVELGAWDPFNVTEDADLGVRVFEKLYKVGVVNSTTLEEANNEPFNWIRQRSRWIKGYMQTFLVHMRNPRKLIRRIGWRGFFGFNFFIGGTAVTFLLYPVLLVFFIIYIIFDIKSVRALFPDWVLYISIFNFIAGNVLMVYVNMLAVFKRRYYELILFAALNPIYWLMHSIAAYKGLWQLIYKPFYWEKTNHGLTKVSHSSTAASVAGNS; this comes from the coding sequence ATGCCTTTATGTGCCCTCAATCATATGGTGTCTGCGGGAATGTTTCCGGAAGAAAAGCTCCGGGACATTGCAAACATTGCTGATGAGTACAACTATGCTTTGATTAAAGCTGCATTGAACTTTGGGTTTTTGACCCGTAAAGAGTATGTGGCTTTTCTGGAAAAAGAGAATTACCCACTCATTGATGTACGCAACGAGGAAATCGACGAGTACTTATTAGAACAGTGCGATCTGCACCATATGAATTCCTTTCTCTACATTCCTCTTCGTAGAGATGGTAGTGGAACTTTGTTGATTGCAGCGGCAGACCCTTTGGATGAGAAATTGATTGCCGGACTTGCAGTTAAATTTAATTGCCGCATCAGAATGCTGGCAGCTTCCGATTTGGATATTACTTGGTTAGCACATACCAAACGCGGTATCTTCTTTGTAAAAGAAGCTGTATTCAGTCTAATGCGAAGAGACCCTGAGAGCTCGGGTATCATTACTTTCACGGATGGACAGCTGGCTGTTTTTTTTGGTGTGACTATATTATTGTTGTTAGCATTAGGCGTCTCCTTCGTATCAACATCCATCATACTCAACCTGTTTTTGAGTCTGACCTTTCTCTTCGCCATCTTATTTAAGCTTTACCTGGCTTTGAAAGGATCCATGAGTGAATTACATGATTCTGTGACCAAAGAAGAAATCAGGGCTGTTGAAAATCATACCCTTCCGGTATATACGATATTGCTGCCAGTGTATAAAGAAGATAAGTTGATTCGTAAACTTATCTGGAACCTGCGCAGCTTAGATTATCCAAGAGGTAAGCTTGACGTAAAACTGCTGATTGAGGAAGATGATGATAAAACATTGAATGCCGTTAGGGCGCTGGATTTTCCTGCAAACTTTGAGGTAATTGTTGTGCCTTATCACATGCCTAAGACCAAGCCGAAAGCATGTAATTACGGTATTTATTTCTGCAGAGGTAAATACCTCACTATCTATGATGCAGAAGATATCCCGGATTCTGATCAGCTGAAAAAAGTGGTGGTGCTTTTCAGAAAACTACCAGATGAGTTTATCGTATTGCAAGGTGCGTTAAACTATTTTAATAAGAATGAGAACCTGCTCACAAGGATGTTTACCCTGGAGTATTCTTACTGGTTCGATTACATGCTTACCGGTCTTCAGTCACTGGATGTACCTATTCCGTTGGGTGGTACATCTAATCACTTTAAGCTCGATAAGTTGGTTGAGTTGGGTGCATGGGATCCCTTCAATGTTACAGAGGATGCCGACTTAGGTGTACGCGTATTTGAAAAGCTCTATAAAGTAGGAGTGGTAAATAGTACTACGCTGGAAGAAGCCAATAACGAACCATTTAACTGGATTCGTCAGCGCTCCAGATGGATTAAAGGCTATATGCAGACCTTTTTGGTACACATGCGTAACCCACGGAAACTGATTCGAAGAATTGGTTGGAGAGGATTTTTTGGATTCAACTTCTTTATTGGTGGTACTGCCGTAACCTTCCTTTTGTACCCGGTGCTCTTAGTCTTCTTTATTATTTATATCATTTTTGATATTAAATCTGTGCGTGCTTTATTCCCAGACTGGGTTTTGTATATCTCCATTTTCAACTTTATTGCAGGTAACGTACTAATGGTTTATGTGAACATGCTTGCTGTGTTTAAAAGACGTTACTATGAGTTGATTTTGTTTGCTGCATTAAATCCTATTTATTGGTTAATGCACTCTATCGCGGCTTACAAAGGGTTGTGGCAGTTAATCTACAAACCATTTTACTGGGAGAAAACAAACCATGGTTTAACCAAAGTATCTCATTCTTCTACCGCTGCATCAGTAGCAGGTAACTCATGA